From Ignavibacterium sp.:
AACTGAATCAATCAGATGATTTACCGCAGCTAATTGCTGTGCTGTAATATCCTGAACCTGCAATGAAATTGTAATGCTATTTGCATATTCCTTTACATTCTTTATAACTCCAAGCAATACTTCAATTCGGGCTGAGTTGTCATATTTCTCATCATACTTCTGCAACAACTCAACTGCTCTTGGTGAGTTTGATTCCATTGCAACTTCTCTTATCAGCTCTGCTTTTTCTTTTTCAAGTTCAAGAAGTCTTTCGAGCATTGATTCTGAATGACTGGTTTCATTCAATACTTTATCTACAAGATCGAGAATCTCGTTTGTTGCAAGCTCGGTTGCATTAGTAACATTATTTATCTGATGAGTTACTTTTGGAATTTTGGATGCGCTGTCAGTTATTGAATGATTAATATTTTCGAGCAGCGGAATTGTATCCCGCATAAAATCAATTAAACTTTGGATTACCGGAATCAATTTTTCCGAATACATAAAAATTGCTTTCAGATCATTCAACTTTTCGAATAATCTGGTCATTACTGTGTCAGAGCTCATCTACTTCTCCGTGATTGTTGTTGAAAGAATCTGTTCAATTTTTTCCCGAAGTACCTGAGGGGTAAATGGTTTGAGAATGTAATTATTTACTCTTGCTTTCAGAGCTTCAATAATATCATTCTTCAAACCTCTTGTGGTTACCATTAAAACTGGTAATTCACTGAATCTTTCATCTGAACGAATGGCTTTTACTAACTCAAGTCCGGACATTTCTGGCATATTCCAGTCAGTAATAACAAAGTTGATATCAGGATTAGATTCAAGCTTTGCCAATGCATCCTTTCCATCACTTGCTTCCACATA
This genomic window contains:
- a CDS encoding response regulator → MNLKFLVVDDSVTMRRIVINSLANLNYLDYVEASDGKDALAKLESNPDINFVITDWNMPEMSGLELVKAIRSDERFSELPVLMVTTRGLKNDIIEALKARVNNYILKPFTPQVLREKIEQILSTTITEK